Genomic segment of Microbacterium sp. M28:
CGCTCGGCTCCGGATTCGAGCGCGCCATCACGGCCCTGCGTTACGGCTCGATCGCCATCAACGCCTGGACGGCCTTCGGGTTCATCACCCCGACGCTCACCTGGGGCGCCTTCCCCGGCGGCACCGTGCAGGACGTCGGCAGCGGCATCGGCATCGTCCACAACGCGCTGCTGCTGGACGGCGTGGAGCGCTCGATCGTCCGCGGCCCCTTCCGCCCGTTCCCTCGGTCGCTGCCGTGGGTCAGCGGCGGCGGCCGCTTCACGATCCTGCCGAAGCCGCCCTGGTTCGTCACGTCGCGGACCGGGGCGCAGGTGTCCGAGGGACTGACGCGCTTCCGCGCCACCGGGTCCGTCTCCGGTCTCCTGCGGACGCTGCTGCAGGCTCTGCGGGCCTAGTCGTCGGCGAAGAGGTCGGTCGCGTCCCGCAGCGCCTGCTGGATGCCGGGCTCGGATGCTGCGTGACCGGCGTCGTCGACGATCACGAACTCGGCCTCGGGCCATGCCCGATGCAGGTCCCACGCGGTCATCATCGGCGTGCACACGTCGTAGCGCCCCTGCACGATCACGGCGGGGATGTGGCGGATCGCGTCGATGCCGTCGATCAGCTGCCCCTCGGCGAACCATCCGCGGTTCACGAAGAAGTGGTTCTCGATCCGCGCGAACGCCACTGCGGCATCCGGCTCCGTCATGCGCGCGACGGTGTCCGCGTCCGGGCGGAGGGTGATCGCCCTGGACTCCCAGCCGCTCCACGCCACCGCGGCGGGGACGTGCACCTCGGGATCAGGGTCGGCGAGCCTGCGGTGATACGCCTCGATCATGCGGTTGCGCTCCAGCACGGGGATGGGGGCGATGAAGTCCTCCCAGAGATCGGGGAACAGTGCGGCCGCTCCCCCTTCGTAGAACCACTCGAGCTCGATGCGGCGCAGCGTGAAGATGCCGCGGAGGATCAGTTCGGTCACAGCATCCGGATGCGCCTGGGCATAGGCGAGTGCGAGCGCGCTGCCCCACGATCCGCCGAACACCTGCCACCGGTCGATGCCGAGGTTCCTGCGCAGCAGCTCGATGTCCGCGATGAGGTGCGCCGTGGTGTTGAAGCGCATGTCGATGTCCGGCGTGCTCGCGTGCGGCGTGCTGCGCCCGCAGCCGCGCTGGTCGAACAGCACGAT
This window contains:
- the pip gene encoding prolyl aminopeptidase; translated protein: MNLDALYPPIEPYDSGMLIVGDGQRIAWEVSGNPDGKPVVFLHGGPGGGTSDWHRRFFDPEKYRIVLFDQRGCGRSTPHASTPDIDMRFNTTAHLIADIELLRRNLGIDRWQVFGGSWGSALALAYAQAHPDAVTELILRGIFTLRRIELEWFYEGGAAALFPDLWEDFIAPIPVLERNRMIEAYHRRLADPDPEVHVPAAVAWSGWESRAITLRPDADTVARMTEPDAAVAFARIENHFFVNRGWFAEGQLIDGIDAIRHIPAVIVQGRYDVCTPMMTAWDLHRAWPEAEFVIVDDAGHAASEPGIQQALRDATDLFADD